One genomic window of Brevundimonas vesicularis includes the following:
- a CDS encoding MAPEG family protein — protein MTTPLMYAVQAAALWSGLLILMMLVLSGIVVSGRRKHMVSFGDGGNADLMAASRAFGNLVEYATPGMIAMLLLAAVGAPAWMVHGVGTTLFVGRVAHALGLLLQTGPSLGRVVGMLLTWVALLTAAVGLIAFAVV, from the coding sequence ATGACCACGCCGCTGATGTACGCCGTCCAGGCCGCCGCCCTGTGGAGCGGCCTGCTGATCCTGATGATGCTGGTCTTGTCGGGCATCGTGGTCAGCGGGCGGCGCAAACACATGGTGTCGTTCGGCGACGGCGGAAACGCGGATCTGATGGCCGCCAGCCGCGCCTTCGGCAATCTGGTCGAATATGCGACGCCCGGCATGATCGCCATGCTGCTGCTGGCCGCCGTGGGCGCGCCGGCCTGGATGGTTCACGGGGTCGGCACGACGCTGTTCGTCGGCCGGGTCGCCCATGCCCTGGGCCTTTTGCTGCAGACCGGGCCGTCGCTGGGTCGCGTCGTCGGCATGCTGCTGACCTGGGTGGCGCTGCTGACGGCGGCTGTGGGCCTGATCGCCTTCGCCGTCGTCTGA
- a CDS encoding TldD/PmbA family protein, whose protein sequence is MTETLAAPVSTDLLNDIVKAALKAGADAAEAVSADRRSLSVGVRNGKLEDVEREESRDLGLRVFVGQRQASVSASDLSPATQARLVERAVAMARLAPEDPHAGFAPEGRLARGPFIDLDLFDPSERSAQTLEQVSAEAEAAALAIPGVARSEGGHAGWSSTRWRLVTSHGFDGAYEGSAFSLGVGVIAEKDGAMERGGESRSTRHLSDLPGADLIGRTAGERAVARVGPRKIASTTAPVIFDNRMAGQIVSPAIGAISGPSIARGTSFLKDRMGQRVFAEGVTLIDDPFRPRGMGSTPFDDEGVAVEKRALFDDGVLTTWLLNSASARQLGLETTGHASRGLAGPSGVSTHNLHMEPGERDLAGLMADAGTGLLVTSMFGPSLNGNTGDWSAGVSGFWFENGVIAYPVSEVTVAGKLTDLYLRIQRGSDLEFRGGFNVPSLMFDAVAIAGK, encoded by the coding sequence ATGACTGAAACCCTGGCTGCGCCCGTTTCCACCGATCTTCTCAACGACATCGTCAAGGCTGCGCTGAAGGCCGGCGCCGACGCCGCAGAGGCGGTCAGCGCCGATCGCCGATCCCTGTCGGTCGGGGTGCGCAACGGCAAGCTGGAAGACGTGGAACGCGAGGAATCGCGCGACCTGGGCCTGCGCGTGTTCGTGGGCCAGCGGCAGGCGTCGGTCTCGGCCTCGGACCTTTCGCCCGCGACCCAGGCGCGGCTGGTCGAGCGGGCGGTGGCTATGGCGCGGCTGGCGCCGGAAGACCCCCACGCGGGTTTCGCGCCCGAGGGTCGGCTGGCGCGCGGCCCGTTCATCGATCTGGACCTGTTCGATCCCAGCGAACGCAGCGCCCAAACTCTGGAACAGGTCTCGGCCGAGGCCGAGGCGGCGGCCCTGGCGATCCCTGGTGTGGCGCGATCCGAAGGCGGCCATGCCGGCTGGTCGTCCACCCGCTGGCGGCTGGTGACCTCGCACGGTTTCGACGGCGCCTATGAGGGTTCGGCCTTCTCGCTGGGCGTCGGCGTCATCGCCGAAAAGGACGGGGCGATGGAGCGCGGCGGCGAGAGCCGTTCGACCCGCCACCTGTCCGACCTGCCGGGCGCCGACCTGATCGGCCGCACCGCCGGCGAGCGCGCGGTGGCGCGCGTGGGGCCGCGCAAGATCGCCTCCACCACCGCCCCGGTGATCTTCGACAACCGGATGGCGGGCCAGATCGTGTCGCCGGCCATCGGCGCCATTTCCGGCCCGTCGATCGCGCGCGGCACCTCCTTCCTGAAGGACCGCATGGGTCAGCGCGTGTTCGCCGAGGGCGTCACCCTGATCGACGATCCGTTCCGCCCGCGCGGCATGGGATCGACCCCGTTCGACGACGAAGGCGTGGCGGTCGAAAAGCGCGCCCTGTTCGACGACGGCGTCTTGACCACCTGGTTGTTGAACAGCGCCTCGGCCCGACAACTGGGTCTGGAAACCACCGGCCACGCGTCGCGGGGGCTGGCCGGGCCATCCGGCGTCTCGACGCACAATCTGCATATGGAACCGGGCGAGCGCGATCTGGCGGGCCTGATGGCGGACGCCGGGACCGGCCTGTTGGTGACGTCGATGTTCGGCCCGTCGCTGAACGGCAACACCGGCGACTGGTCCGCCGGGGTGTCGGGCTTCTGGTTCGAGAACGGCGTGATCGCCTATCCGGTCAGCGAGGTCACGGTCGCGGGAAAGCTGACCGACCTCTATCTACGCATCCAGCGCGGTTCGGATCTGGAGTTCCGGGGCGGGTTCAATGTGCCCAGCCTGATGTTCGACGCGGTGGCCATCGCGGGCAAATGA
- a CDS encoding 3'(2'),5'-bisphosphate nucleotidase CysQ produces the protein MIDLCADLDLIRQAAIDAGALAIAEREAGLKIESKVGGSPVTSGDLKVDAMLKDRLLSARPDYGWLSEETADTAGRLSKRRIFVVDPIDGTVAYMKRTPWWCVPIAVVEDGEVVAAVIHAPEVDETYVATRGGGARRNGKSIHASDVDTLEDASILGDARLIEAPYFDDEPWPAMRFEKRNALAYRMALVAAGAFDAALALTPKWDWDVAAGWLIATEAGARVSDHHGRPWAFNRPDPRQASLVCAAPTIQPMIVRRCKNVPLST, from the coding sequence ATGATCGACTTGTGCGCCGACCTCGACCTGATCCGCCAGGCGGCCATCGACGCCGGGGCGCTGGCCATCGCCGAGCGTGAGGCGGGGCTGAAGATCGAGTCCAAGGTCGGCGGTTCGCCCGTCACCAGCGGCGACCTGAAGGTCGACGCCATGCTGAAGGACAGGCTGCTGTCGGCGCGGCCGGACTATGGCTGGCTGTCGGAGGAGACGGCGGATACGGCCGGGCGTCTGTCGAAACGACGCATCTTCGTGGTCGATCCCATCGACGGCACCGTCGCCTATATGAAGCGGACGCCGTGGTGGTGCGTGCCCATCGCCGTGGTCGAGGACGGCGAGGTCGTCGCCGCCGTCATCCATGCGCCCGAAGTGGACGAGACCTATGTGGCGACGCGCGGCGGTGGGGCGCGGCGCAACGGCAAATCCATCCATGCCTCGGATGTCGATACGCTGGAGGACGCCTCGATCCTGGGCGATGCGCGACTGATCGAAGCGCCCTATTTCGACGACGAGCCGTGGCCGGCGATGCGGTTCGAGAAGCGCAACGCCCTGGCCTATCGGATGGCGCTGGTCGCCGCCGGCGCCTTTGACGCCGCCCTGGCCCTGACGCCGAAATGGGACTGGGACGTCGCTGCAGGCTGGCTGATCGCGACCGAAGCCGGCGCCAGGGTCAGCGATCACCACGGGCGGCCGTGGGCCTTCAACCGGCCCGATCCGCGTCAGGCCAGCCTGGTCTGCGCGGCGCCGACCATCCAGCCGATGATCGTGCGGCGCTGTAAAAACGTGCCGCTTTCGACCTAA
- a CDS encoding DUF4170 domain-containing protein — protein sequence MTDQNAVPPQLLHIVIGGELRHLGEPTFRDLSQVEFVGAFGSYDEAKKAWKARAQATVDNAHMRYFILHAHKLIDPRGDAA from the coding sequence ATGACCGATCAGAACGCCGTCCCGCCGCAACTTCTGCACATCGTGATCGGCGGCGAGCTTCGTCACCTGGGCGAGCCGACTTTCCGCGACCTGTCGCAGGTCGAGTTCGTCGGGGCCTTCGGCAGCTATGACGAAGCCAAGAAGGCCTGGAAGGCGCGCGCCCAGGCCACCGTGGACAACGCCCACATGCGCTATTTCATCCTGCACGCCCACAAGCTGATCGATCCGCGCGGCGACGCGGCCTGA
- a CDS encoding fused DSP-PTPase phosphatase/NAD kinase-like protein, with product MARFDLSTAMGRFRAHWHYFWADHAFLRVAFSNAHWLGPDLVRTNQPSPRQLAYWKKKGVKTVINLRGERDEGYYWLEKDACERLGLTLIDAPLDSRDPPETVRIHRARELFRTIQYPVLIHCKSGADRAGMMAVFYRHFHLGEPISVAMKQLSKKYLHSREGLTGVLDYTLEKYVNEIEPKGISFIDWVDSPGYDPKAIRAEFKAGWWGTLLTDKLLRRE from the coding sequence ATGGCGCGCTTCGACCTCTCGACCGCGATGGGCCGTTTTCGGGCGCATTGGCATTATTTCTGGGCCGACCATGCGTTTCTGCGCGTGGCCTTTTCCAACGCCCACTGGCTGGGCCCGGATCTGGTGCGCACCAATCAGCCGTCGCCGCGACAGCTGGCCTATTGGAAAAAGAAGGGCGTCAAGACGGTCATCAACCTGCGCGGTGAACGCGACGAAGGCTATTACTGGCTGGAAAAGGACGCTTGCGAGCGGCTGGGCCTGACCCTGATCGACGCGCCGCTGGACTCGCGCGATCCGCCCGAGACGGTGCGCATCCACCGCGCGCGCGAGCTGTTCAGGACGATCCAGTATCCGGTGCTGATCCACTGCAAGTCCGGCGCGGATCGGGCGGGGATGATGGCGGTCTTCTATCGCCACTTCCACCTGGGCGAGCCGATCTCGGTCGCCATGAAGCAGCTCTCCAAGAAATATCTGCACTCCCGCGAGGGGCTGACCGGCGTGCTGGACTATACGCTGGAGAAATACGTCAACGAGATCGAGCCGAAGGGCATCAGCTTCATCGATTGGGTCGACAGTCCCGGCTACGACCCCAAGGCCATCCGCGCCGAGTTCAAGGCCGGCTGGTGGGGCACGCTGTTGACCGACAAGCTGCTGCGGCGGGAGTAG
- a CDS encoding ABC transporter ATP-binding protein, with amino-acid sequence MTVAASDTMPLRALLARIWRDYLSKHKGSLILSVLCAATTGLLTAALLKLLEPAVNGLFLGGTKPISLFGLVTFPADKAVVWIPVAILTVAIARTLAALGQAALVNRLGHTIVGDIQIRLFGAMIRADLARLRSQHSGGFVSSVLFDANMVREAFTSGVVNYTQNLLTLIAVLIYMGFIDWQLTIVVLLGVPLVALVLRRFGRKTRKAAVGAMAETENLSTALMENLDGVRLIKIENREAAEQDRVAEVVARRQRHVIKGANARAFAGPSSDLVAYIVVAAVMAYAGWRAQTGDMTVGGFAAFIGMLLAAGQALRQVTNLATVMSEGFTAARRLFGALDIEAEIREAPDAAPLAPGPVEVVLDQVSFAYAPGGAPTLDHVSLRVAPGETVALVGPSGGGKSTILSLLPRFYDVTAGAVTINGADVRSLRIHDLRDHIALVTQEPFLFDDTIAANIAYGRPGATQAQIEEAARSAAAHDFITALPQGYDTRAGEAGLRLSGGQRQRIAIARAFVKDAPILLLDEATSALDTESEALVQAALERLMQGRATLMIAHRLSTVRNADRIYVIEAGRVVEEGAHDALVARGGLYSRLARQQSLDGAAPSVETVA; translated from the coding sequence ATGACCGTCGCCGCCTCAGACACCATGCCGCTGCGCGCCCTGTTGGCGCGGATTTGGCGCGACTATCTGTCCAAGCACAAGGGATCGCTGATCCTATCAGTCCTGTGCGCGGCGACGACCGGCCTTCTGACCGCCGCGCTGCTGAAGCTGCTGGAGCCGGCCGTCAACGGTCTGTTCCTGGGCGGGACCAAGCCGATCAGTCTGTTCGGCCTCGTGACGTTTCCGGCGGACAAGGCCGTCGTGTGGATTCCGGTCGCCATCCTGACCGTCGCCATTGCGCGAACCCTGGCCGCGCTGGGTCAGGCGGCCCTGGTCAACCGGCTGGGTCACACCATCGTCGGCGACATCCAGATTCGTCTGTTCGGGGCCATGATCCGCGCCGATCTGGCGCGCTTACGCAGCCAGCATTCGGGCGGCTTCGTCTCCTCGGTGCTGTTCGACGCCAACATGGTGCGCGAGGCCTTCACCTCCGGCGTGGTCAACTACACCCAGAACCTGCTGACCCTGATCGCGGTCTTGATCTACATGGGGTTCATCGACTGGCAGCTGACGATCGTCGTGCTGCTGGGCGTGCCGCTGGTGGCGCTGGTGCTGCGCCGGTTCGGGCGCAAGACGCGCAAGGCCGCCGTCGGCGCCATGGCCGAGACCGAGAACCTGTCCACTGCCCTGATGGAGAACCTGGACGGGGTTCGCCTGATCAAGATCGAAAACCGCGAGGCCGCCGAACAGGACCGCGTGGCCGAGGTGGTCGCCCGTCGCCAGCGCCACGTGATCAAGGGCGCCAACGCCCGCGCCTTCGCCGGTCCGTCCAGCGATCTGGTCGCCTATATCGTCGTCGCCGCCGTCATGGCCTACGCCGGGTGGCGGGCGCAGACGGGCGACATGACGGTGGGCGGGTTCGCCGCCTTCATCGGCATGCTGCTGGCCGCCGGTCAGGCCCTGCGCCAGGTGACCAATCTGGCGACGGTGATGAGCGAGGGCTTTACCGCCGCGCGTCGCCTGTTCGGCGCCCTGGACATCGAGGCCGAGATTCGCGAGGCGCCGGATGCGGCGCCCCTGGCGCCCGGCCCGGTCGAGGTGGTGCTGGACCAGGTGTCGTTCGCCTATGCCCCCGGCGGGGCGCCGACGCTGGATCATGTCTCGCTGCGGGTCGCGCCGGGCGAGACGGTGGCCCTGGTCGGGCCGTCGGGCGGGGGCAAGAGCACGATCCTGAGCCTGTTGCCGCGCTTCTATGACGTGACGGCCGGCGCGGTGACGATCAACGGCGCCGACGTGCGGTCCCTGCGCATCCACGACCTGCGCGACCATATCGCCCTGGTGACGCAGGAGCCCTTCCTGTTCGACGACACCATCGCCGCCAACATCGCCTATGGCCGGCCGGGCGCTACACAGGCCCAGATCGAGGAGGCCGCACGCTCCGCCGCCGCCCACGACTTCATCACCGCCTTGCCGCAAGGTTACGACACCCGCGCGGGCGAGGCGGGCCTGCGTCTGTCCGGCGGTCAGCGCCAGCGCATCGCCATCGCCCGCGCCTTCGTCAAGGATGCGCCCATACTGCTGCTGGACGAGGCCACCAGCGCCCTGGACACCGAGAGCGAGGCCCTGGTCCAGGCGGCGCTGGAGCGGCTGATGCAGGGGCGCGCCACCCTGATGATCGCCCACCGCCTGTCCACCGTCCGGAACGCCGACCGCATCTATGTGATCGAGGCCGGCCGCGTGGTCGAGGAAGGCGCGCACGACGCCCTGGTCGCAAGAGGCGGCCTCTATTCCCGCCTGGCGCGCCAGCAGTCGCTGGACGGCGCCGCGCCCAGCGTCGAGACGGTCGCGTGA
- a CDS encoding lysophospholipid acyltransferase family protein, translating into MRPFRNPVVQSALAWTLAQWMRFCIKTIRWTHENQAIAEKVWDQGGGVLCVFWHSRIGLAPACWPLDRAQPAKALISLSADGEFIAKAVARQGFPAVRGSSANKDKAAAAKGGAQALRDGLKQLKVGALAITPDGPRGPANVMAEGLPLMAKLSKAPALFIGMSCNPAIRLKSWDRAILPLPFGKGAIVWDRADFPAEANMADVVADWTARLNAVEARADAITGLKP; encoded by the coding sequence GTGAGGCCGTTTCGCAATCCCGTCGTCCAGTCCGCCCTGGCCTGGACCCTGGCGCAGTGGATGCGGTTCTGCATCAAGACCATCCGTTGGACCCACGAGAACCAGGCGATCGCGGAAAAGGTCTGGGACCAAGGGGGCGGCGTTCTGTGCGTCTTCTGGCATTCTCGCATCGGCTTGGCGCCCGCGTGCTGGCCGCTGGACCGGGCGCAACCGGCCAAGGCCCTGATCTCGCTATCCGCAGACGGCGAGTTCATCGCCAAGGCCGTGGCCCGTCAGGGGTTCCCCGCCGTGCGTGGATCGTCCGCCAACAAGGACAAGGCTGCAGCCGCCAAGGGCGGGGCTCAGGCCCTGCGTGACGGACTGAAACAACTGAAGGTCGGCGCCCTGGCGATCACGCCGGACGGGCCGCGCGGGCCGGCGAACGTCATGGCCGAGGGCCTGCCGCTGATGGCGAAATTGTCCAAGGCGCCCGCCCTGTTCATCGGCATGTCGTGCAATCCGGCGATCCGGCTGAAGAGCTGGGACCGGGCCATTCTGCCTCTGCCCTTCGGCAAGGGCGCGATCGTCTGGGACCGCGCCGACTTCCCCGCCGAGGCCAACATGGCCGATGTCGTGGCCGATTGGACCGCGCGGCTGAACGCCGTCGAGGCGCGGGCCGATGCGATCACGGGCCTGAAACCGTGA
- a CDS encoding 3-deoxy-D-manno-octulosonic acid transferase gives MTPLPLIAYRLATRALEPLAPRLLDARARRGKEDPVRVDERMGFTRAKRPAGDLVWLHGVSVGESLSLLPVVERLVKARPDLTVLVTSSTVTSAHILAERLPTGVIHQYAPVDAPGVVERFLDHWRPGLAVFVESELWPNLLLAARRRGVKLALVSARITEKTVEGWARFPASAQALTGAFDLVLPQDEVSAQRLEGMGARIDGLVNLKLSGEALPHDPAAFSRLSAAIGDRPVIVAASTHEGEEIAIVRALDHLSERVCLILTPRHPERGAHIAQALQRDGYAFAMRSRGETIGPDTDIYLADTLNEMGLFLRLADVVVMGGSFAPAIGLPPVGGHNPLEPARLGKPTITGPDASNWAPVTAALVEAGGLVLVQAPSDLPGVIEPLLEDLNAAKDVGERGRRAAVEAGGGLERLWALLSPLMPQRQGRR, from the coding sequence GTGACGCCGCTGCCGCTGATCGCTTATCGGCTAGCGACGCGCGCGCTGGAGCCGCTGGCCCCGCGCCTGCTGGATGCGCGCGCCAGGCGGGGCAAGGAAGACCCGGTGCGGGTGGACGAGCGGATGGGCTTCACTCGCGCCAAGCGCCCCGCGGGCGATCTGGTCTGGCTACACGGCGTCAGCGTGGGCGAGAGCCTGTCGCTGCTGCCCGTGGTCGAGCGGTTGGTGAAGGCGCGTCCCGACCTGACCGTTCTGGTCACATCCAGCACCGTGACCTCGGCGCATATTCTGGCCGAACGGCTGCCGACAGGCGTGATCCACCAATATGCGCCGGTCGATGCGCCGGGCGTGGTCGAGCGGTTCCTGGACCATTGGCGGCCCGGTTTGGCGGTCTTCGTCGAGAGCGAACTGTGGCCCAATCTGTTGCTGGCGGCGCGTCGGCGAGGCGTGAAACTGGCCCTGGTCAGCGCGCGCATCACGGAAAAGACGGTCGAGGGCTGGGCGCGGTTTCCGGCCTCCGCGCAGGCGCTGACGGGCGCCTTTGATCTGGTCCTGCCGCAGGATGAGGTTTCGGCCCAGCGCCTGGAGGGCATGGGCGCGCGGATCGACGGGCTGGTGAATCTGAAACTGTCTGGCGAGGCCCTACCGCACGATCCCGCCGCCTTCAGCCGTCTAAGCGCCGCCATCGGCGACCGGCCGGTGATCGTCGCCGCCAGCACCCATGAGGGCGAAGAGATCGCCATCGTGCGCGCGCTGGACCATTTGAGCGAGCGTGTCTGCCTGATCCTGACGCCACGCCATCCCGAGCGGGGGGCGCACATCGCCCAGGCGCTGCAGCGCGACGGATACGCCTTCGCCATGCGCTCGCGGGGCGAGACGATCGGGCCGGACACCGACATCTATCTGGCCGACACCCTGAATGAGATGGGCCTGTTCCTGCGCCTCGCCGATGTGGTGGTGATGGGCGGCTCGTTCGCGCCCGCCATCGGCCTGCCCCCCGTCGGCGGGCATAATCCGCTGGAGCCCGCGCGGCTGGGCAAGCCGACGATCACGGGGCCGGATGCATCCAACTGGGCGCCGGTGACGGCGGCCCTGGTCGAGGCCGGAGGCCTGGTCCTGGTTCAGGCGCCGTCTGATCTGCCCGGCGTGATCGAGCCCCTGTTGGAAGACCTGAACGCGGCCAAGGACGTGGGCGAGCGCGGGCGTCGCGCGGCTGTCGAGGCCGGGGGCGGGCTGGAGCGACTGTGGGCCCTGCTATCGCCGCTGATGCCGCAGAGGCAGGGCCGGCGATGA
- the lpxK gene encoding tetraacyldisaccharide 4'-kinase, giving the protein MKLNTPRWWYVRDSNHARMTRTALKPLGWVWAAVTARRIAKTVPVDPGCAVISVGNLTVGGSGKTPVARETLRLLRAAGMEAQGLSRGYGGRLEGPVRVGPQIHTAEDVGDEPLMLAQGSPVWIARDRVAGARAAVAEGAQALVLDDSHQNPALKKTVSLIVVDGETRGDEWPFGDGSVFPSGPMREPLKAGLVRADAVVVMLPTDVEEADPELVAVFGALPVFVARLTPEGPPPPGPQVGFAGIAKPWKVERSLKAAGCDLVDFVPFPDHAAYSAADMTFLTDRAAVFDARLVTTEKDWVRLTPEQRKDVVAWPVVARFEEEAAFAAFLNDRIQSAR; this is encoded by the coding sequence ATGAAGCTGAACACGCCGCGCTGGTGGTACGTGCGCGACAGCAACCACGCCCGGATGACGCGCACGGCGCTGAAACCGCTGGGCTGGGTCTGGGCCGCCGTGACGGCGCGTCGGATCGCCAAGACGGTCCCGGTCGACCCCGGCTGCGCGGTCATTTCGGTCGGCAATCTGACGGTCGGCGGATCGGGCAAGACGCCGGTCGCGCGCGAAACCCTGCGGCTGCTGCGGGCGGCGGGAATGGAGGCGCAAGGCCTGTCGCGCGGCTATGGCGGGCGGCTGGAAGGGCCGGTCCGGGTCGGTCCTCAAATCCATACGGCCGAAGATGTCGGGGACGAGCCGCTGATGCTGGCGCAGGGGTCGCCGGTCTGGATCGCGCGCGATCGCGTCGCGGGCGCCAGGGCCGCCGTCGCGGAGGGCGCGCAGGCTCTGGTGCTGGACGACAGCCATCAGAACCCGGCGCTGAAAAAGACCGTCAGCCTGATCGTCGTGGACGGCGAGACGCGCGGCGACGAATGGCCGTTCGGGGACGGTTCGGTCTTTCCGTCGGGCCCCATGCGCGAGCCGCTGAAGGCCGGGCTGGTGCGCGCCGACGCCGTGGTGGTCATGCTGCCGACCGATGTCGAAGAGGCCGATCCCGAACTCGTGGCGGTGTTTGGCGCCCTGCCCGTCTTCGTCGCGCGTCTGACGCCCGAGGGGCCCCCGCCGCCGGGGCCGCAGGTCGGGTTCGCCGGCATCGCCAAGCCCTGGAAGGTTGAGCGGTCGCTGAAGGCGGCGGGCTGCGACCTGGTCGACTTCGTCCCCTTCCCCGACCACGCGGCCTATAGCGCCGCCGATATGACGTTCCTGACTGACCGGGCGGCGGTGTTCGACGCCCGCCTGGTCACGACGGAGAAGGACTGGGTCCGGCTGACGCCCGAGCAGCGCAAGGACGTCGTCGCCTGGCCTGTCGTCGCCCGGTTCGAGGAGGAGGCGGCTTTCGCCGCCTTCCTGAACGACCGGATTCAGTCGGCGCGATAG
- a CDS encoding metal-dependent hydrolase family protein, whose translation MKRFGIALAALMASAVSAHAQQTPVAKGVSTQLNTTFVEAGRLLADPSNGVVQRDKTLVIIGNQVVEVRDGFVGDPSQGKVVDLRQAFVLPGLIDSHVHLTGQQNPNARLEEVTLSDADQAMVGARYARRTLMAGFTTVADLGASNQAILALRNAVQNGDVPGPRIIAAGSSVSIHGGHGDINGYREDVMHLLSSESICSGPEDCMRAVRTQVRAGADIIKITATGGVLSNTAAGLNQQFSDDELSAIVGSAHRMGRQVTAHAHGVDGINAFLRAGGDSIEHGTYLDDQSIRLFKSNGAWLIPTLLAGDFVARIASGPDNFFTPAQTAKALEAGPKMLDMARRAHEGGVKIAFGTDSGVSAHGDNAQEFALLVRAGLSPLEAIQAATVGAAEHLRIANEAGKIAVAMPADIVAVSGDPLSDVTELERMKFVMKSGVVYRAD comes from the coding sequence ATGAAGCGTTTCGGAATCGCGCTGGCGGCGCTGATGGCGTCGGCGGTAAGCGCTCACGCGCAACAAACCCCCGTGGCCAAAGGCGTTTCGACGCAACTCAACACAACGTTCGTTGAGGCCGGAAGGTTGCTTGCTGATCCGTCGAACGGCGTTGTGCAACGTGATAAAACTCTCGTGATCATAGGGAACCAGGTCGTTGAAGTGCGCGACGGCTTCGTCGGCGACCCTTCTCAGGGCAAGGTCGTGGACCTGCGCCAGGCCTTTGTCCTGCCCGGCCTGATCGACAGCCACGTCCATTTGACCGGCCAGCAAAACCCGAACGCACGCCTCGAAGAGGTGACCCTTTCGGACGCGGACCAGGCGATGGTCGGCGCCCGCTACGCGCGTCGCACCCTGATGGCCGGCTTTACGACGGTGGCGGATCTGGGCGCCTCGAACCAAGCCATCTTAGCCCTGCGAAACGCCGTTCAGAACGGCGACGTGCCGGGACCGCGCATCATTGCGGCGGGGTCGTCGGTGTCGATCCACGGCGGGCATGGCGACATCAACGGCTATCGCGAGGACGTCATGCACCTGCTGTCGTCCGAGAGCATCTGCTCGGGACCTGAGGACTGCATGCGGGCCGTGCGCACCCAGGTTCGCGCCGGCGCCGACATCATCAAGATCACGGCCACCGGCGGCGTACTGTCCAACACCGCCGCCGGTCTGAACCAGCAGTTCAGCGACGACGAACTGTCCGCCATCGTCGGCAGCGCCCACCGCATGGGCCGCCAGGTCACGGCGCATGCCCACGGGGTGGACGGCATCAACGCCTTCCTGCGGGCCGGCGGCGATTCCATTGAACACGGCACCTATCTGGACGATCAGTCGATCCGCCTGTTCAAGTCGAACGGCGCCTGGCTGATCCCGACCCTGCTGGCTGGGGATTTTGTGGCGCGCATCGCCTCGGGACCCGACAACTTCTTCACCCCCGCCCAGACAGCCAAGGCGCTGGAAGCCGGCCCCAAGATGCTGGACATGGCGCGCCGCGCGCATGAGGGCGGGGTCAAGATCGCCTTCGGCACCGACTCGGGCGTTTCGGCCCACGGCGACAACGCTCAGGAGTTCGCGCTTTTGGTCCGCGCCGGCCTGAGCCCGCTCGAGGCCATCCAGGCCGCCACCGTCGGCGCCGCCGAACACCTGCGCATCGCCAATGAGGCCGGGAAGATCGCCGTGGCCATGCCCGCCGACATCGTCGCCGTCTCGGGCGATCCGCTGTCGGACGTGACCGAGCTGGAGCGGATGAAGTTCGTGATGAAGTCCGGCGTCGTCTATCGCGCCGACTGA
- a CDS encoding murein L,D-transpeptidase catalytic domain family protein encodes MLAGCASASATAPLTTAQNGTPIGTPRVGLSMAQTAPVTPPPLDPRGHVRKELMERAMTALDTHHHRLPLRDRMYLVDFQKFSGEERLYEVDLIAGEVKVLRTCHGRGSDPSHTGYAQRFSNTPDSNMSSIGAYATAGANWGAQQGPNVLLDGLEYTNDKARERAIIIHGADYADPDFLAREGKLGRSYGCFSVAHTDLPALRERMGEGRLLFAAA; translated from the coding sequence ATGCTGGCGGGATGCGCCAGCGCGAGCGCTACGGCGCCGCTGACGACGGCCCAGAACGGCACTCCGATCGGCACGCCCCGTGTCGGCCTGTCCATGGCCCAGACTGCACCCGTGACCCCGCCGCCCCTGGACCCGCGCGGTCACGTTCGTAAGGAATTGATGGAGCGCGCCATGACCGCGCTGGACACCCATCATCACCGCCTGCCTCTGCGTGACCGGATGTATCTGGTCGACTTCCAGAAGTTCTCGGGCGAGGAGCGGCTCTATGAAGTCGACCTGATCGCGGGTGAAGTGAAAGTGCTGCGCACCTGCCACGGCCGGGGATCGGACCCCAGCCACACCGGCTATGCCCAGCGCTTTTCCAACACGCCGGATTCCAACATGTCCTCCATCGGCGCCTATGCGACGGCGGGCGCCAACTGGGGCGCGCAGCAGGGGCCGAACGTGCTGCTGGACGGGCTGGAATACACCAATGACAAGGCGCGCGAGCGGGCCATCATCATCCACGGCGCCGACTATGCCGATCCCGACTTCCTGGCGCGCGAAGGCAAGCTGGGTCGCAGCTACGGCTGCTTCTCGGTCGCCCACACCGACCTGCCGGCCTTGCGCGAACGCATGGGCGAAGGCCGACTGCTGTTCGCAGCGGCCTAG